The genomic window CTAATGTCCTGCATCCCTCCGGGATGCCCAAGACTTTCGCTTTCGGCCATTTCCACGTTTGGCAGAGAAAAACCGGCGGCTTGGAGCGCGGAAGAATACGTCCACTTCATTAGCAGCGAAGCGAAGCAATCTCATGCCCGCATGGGCGTCGGTCCAAGCACGTTCTGTCCGCCCATCCGGCCCTACTCGGCCTTCGGCAGGCGCTCCCAGTCCTCCGGCAGGAGGACGCAGCAGAGCGTGTCATGGCCCTCGCGGGAGGAGTTGAAGAGCACCGCGCGGCTGTCCGGCGTGAAGGACCCGTGGGGGTGCGTCTTCAGCCCCTTTCCGAGGTGGCCCTGCGTGAGCAGCCGCCGCTCCCGCTTCTCCGCGTGGACCAGCCAGATATTCCGGTCGAAGTCGTCGCCCATGACCCATTTGCCGTCCGGGCTGCCGTGGGTGTGCCACGCCGGGTACTGCGCGAGCACCTCCATCTTCCCCTGCGGCCCGTCGGCGAGGGTCGCCGTGGCGATGCCGTGGGGCAGCCCCTTGTGCCGGTCGTCGTAGGGCCATATCGTGAACACGATCCGGTCGGGGCCCCACCACGCCTCATGGGTCACCCACTCGTCGTAGGTCTCCTTGTAGAACGGCGCGGGGCCGTCCCCGCCGACCCGGGCGGTCCAGATGCGCTGGGGCGCGTCGCCGCCCGTCTCGTGGCAGAACATCACCAGCCCGGGCGTGAAGGGGTTGGCCTGGACATGGCCCACCTTGAAGTCGAAAGCCGCCACCTCCCGCGCCGCGCCCGTTTCAACGTCCACCGCGTAAATCGCCGACCGGTCGTTGTCCCCGATGATCGCGCCGAGGTACAGGGTCTTCCCGTCCGCGTCCACGGAAATGGTGCCCGCCAGCGAACGCACCGCCTCGGGCATCTTCCCGAACACCCGGGGCTCCGCCGTGCCCTGGAAACTCTGGACCAGGTCCAGCATCCCGAGGGCGTCCCCCTGGACGTAATACAGGAACGGCGTGTTCCATGAGAGGGTGTTGTGCCCCGCGTCCTCCAGCGGCACCGGCTTCACCGTGCCGGTGGCAAGCTCCAGCAGATGCGGCGCCATGCCGCCGCCCGACCGGTCGGACGTGAAGAACAGGTATTTCCCGCCGTCCAGCCACATGGGGTGGGTCTGGTAGACAATGCTGTTCGCGGCCCCGCCGGGGGTCAGGGTCAGCACCGTGGCCCCGGTCTTCTCGTCCACATACGACGGATAGACGCCCTGCGGGATCTCAAACCCCGCCGCGGCCCCCGCGCGGCGGCCCGCCGCGGCGCACAAAGCCGCGGCCCCCGCCGCCCGCAGGAAAGAGCGCCGTCCCATCTTGAAAACAGACATGGCATGTTACCTCCAGTTGCCGGAAACAGCCTAGCACAGGCCCCCGGAGCATTCCCAGCGTCGGGCTCGACCCAGGCTCCCCCTCCGCGTCTCTGCGTTGAGTCTTCTCCCCAAGACGCCGCAGTTGGTGCGACACGGGAAGCACACCCAACGCAGAGACGCAGAGGACGCGGAGCGAAGCTCCTTGGAGTGCGGCCGCTCCGTACCGCCGGCGTCCCGCCGGCCTTGTCTTCGGGCTCACGTGGAATGCGCGGGCGGGCGGGTGCCAGGCCCATGCCGCCTGCCCCCCAACACGCCCCGCCCTTTCTTCTCTTCCCCCTCTTCTTTGCGCCCTTTGTGACTTTGCGGTGAAAACTCCGGAAAGGTTCACCACAAAGACCCTGCACTGAACATACAAGGCACCAGGAACACAAAGAAGACAGGTGGGGCGGAGTGCGGCAGCTTGCTGCCGCCTTCACACCCGCAGGCTCGCCTGCGGGCCGACAGGGCAGCGGGCCAAAGACGCCCCTTCTTTTGTGCCCATGCGCCAATAGCTGCCGGTCCCCTCCCTCCCCGCGTTCGGCGTCTTACGACGAATCTTGCCCCCGGAAACATTTTCGTTTGCGCGGAGGCGGAAGGATGCCCAGCGCCGGGGTGCGGAATCTGGGGGCCGCCCTGCCGCTCCTTCCCGCGCTGGCCCTCTGCGGGGTGGTGTTGTTGCGGCGAAAGGGGCGGAAAACGCTATAATCCGGGCCGTGCGAAACGGCCTGCGGTCCGGACTTGACAAACGGGTGGAAATCTGGCACACTGTGCCGCAGGTGAAAGTTTGTTCAGTATATTTCAACCCGCACGACAGGAGGAAGTTCGATGGCCGCCAATACGGACGACAAGTCAAAAGTGAAGGCGCTGGACATTGCCATCTCCCAGTTGGAGAAGCAGTTCGGCAAGGGGACGATGGTGCGTCTGGGGGACGACTCCTTCCGGGCGGGGGTGCAGTCCATCAGCACGGGCAGCCTCTCGCTGGACATCGCGACGGGCGTGGGCGGCCTGCCCCGCGGCCGCGTGGTGGAGGTGTTTGGGCCGGAGTCTTCGGGCAAGACGACGCTGGCGCTGCACGTGGTGGCCAACGCCCAGCGCGGCGGCGGCATCGCGTGCTTCATTGACGCGGAGCACGCGCTGGACCCGACCTTCGCACAGAAGATCGGGGTGGACATCAACAACCTGCTGGTCTCCCAGCCCGACACGGCGGAGCAGGCGCTGGAAATCTGCGAGAGCCTGGTGCGCAGCAACGCGGTGGACGTGATCGTGGTGGACTCGGTGGCGGCGCTGGTGCCCAAGGCGGAGGTGGAGGGGGAGATGGGCGACAGCCATGTGGGCCTCCAGGCGCGGCTCATGTCGCAGGCCCTGCGCAAGCTGACGGCCATCATCAGCCGCACGAACACCCTGGTCATCTTCATCAACCAGATCCGCGAGAAGATCGGCGTCATGTTCGGCAGCCCCGAGACGACCACCGGCGGCCGCGCCCTCAAGTTCTACTCCAGCATGCGCCTCGACATCCGGCGCATCGCCGGCCTCAAGGACCGCGAGGAGAACGTGGGCAACCGCGTCCGCGTCAAGGTGGTGAAAAACAAGATGAGCGCGCCCTTCCGCCAGGCGGAGTTTGACATCCTCTTCAATGAGGGCATCAGCATGGAGGGGGACATCCTGGACCTCGCCATCGAGGCCAAGCTGGTCCAGAAAAGCGGCGCGTGGTTCTCCATGAACGGGGAAAACCTGGGGCAGGGCCGCGAGAACACCCGCCAGTTCCTGAAGGACCACCCCGACACCACGGAGCAGCTCCGCCAGAAGCTGCTCGACATAAAGGGCATGCTGTGCGAGGCGCAACCCGGAGCGGACGAGGATGACGTCCCGCCCGGAGACTGACCGGCGCGAGACGGACGCCCCCCCGGGGCGTTGGACGCCCCGGCAGGCCCGGCGGCTGCGCGCCCTGCTGCTGCTGCTGCTGCTGTTCGCGGGCGCGCTGGCCGTTGGGTCCGCCGTGGTCCGCCGCCGCCTGGACGTCCTGCGCGACAACCTCATGGCCGAGGTGAGCCGCCGCGCGGGCGGCCGTTTCTCCGTTGGCCAGGTTTCCCTCAGCGGCCTCCGCGGCGTGTCCGTGGAGCAGGTCCGCATGATCTGGGAGCGCGACGGGCTCCGGGCCACCGTGGACCTGCCCCGGGTGGACGTGTATTTCGACTGGTCCGCCCTGGCCGCCGGCACCCTGTCCCCCGGACATGTCCACCTCACCGAAGCCTCCGTGGACGTGGTGCTGCCCCCCGCCAACGGACCGCCCGCCGTCAAGGCGCCCGCCGGACTCCCCGTGCTGCCCGAGCTTCCCCCGCTGTCCTTCCGGGTCAGCGGGGAACGGTGCCGGGCGCAGGTGGCGGGGGTGCCCGAAGCCGGGGAAATCACCCTGGAGGAGGTGGGGTTCGACATCTCCCGCCAGCCCGGGGCGGCGGACCTGCTGGCCCGCCTGTCCGCCCGGCTGGCGGGCGTCTCCGAGACGCCCCTCGTCGCCGTGGTGCGCTACGCGGGGCCCGACGACTTCAGCCTGCGCGCGGAGACGGGCGCCGTCGCCGTGGAGAGGGTCGGCGCGTTCCTTCCCGAGAAGGCCCGCGTGCTGACAGGCGGGACCGTGACTCCCGTGCTCACGGTGGAGGGCCAGCGCGGCGGCCGCGTGTCCCTGGCGCTGGACGCGGAGATGGAGGCGCTGGACGCGAAGGTCCGGCCCGAATTCATTGAGCCGCTGACGGGAACCCTGGCCGTGCGCGCCGACGCCGACCTGCCCACCCGGGAGATTCTGGTCCGCAACGCCCGGCTGGAAACCCCGCAGGCCTCCGGCCGCATCACCGGATCCGTGCTGTTCGGGGCGGACGGCCCCGTGCTGGACCTGAAACTTGACGCGGACACGCTGCCGGTCAACGAGGCCGTCACCGCGCTGCTGCCCGAGACCGTGGGGCCGGGGGACCTCTCCGTGGAGCTGGGCGCCCCGCACCGGCTGGCCGTGCATGTCAGCGGCCCCGCGTCGTCGCCGTCCGTGCTGGCCGAGGCGGGCGCCGCCTCCGGCAAGATCGTGTTCAAACCCACGGACAGGAAGCTCCCCGGGGCCTCCCTCGAACTGGGGCAAATCCAGGTGTCCTACGACCTGGCCACCAAAATGCCCGGCGGCGTGGTGGCCATTCTCAACGGCGGCCTCCTTTCCCCGTACCAGGGGCTCATGCTCGACCAGCTCTCCGGCTCCGTCGTTTTGGTGGATGGAAAGGTCAAGCTGGTGCCCCTGTCCGCGCGCCTGAACGGCCACGCCTTCCTGGGCCGCGCCGAGTACGAAATCGCAAAGCAGACCCTTTCGTTCTCCGCCGACGGGGCGGTGTCCGACCTGGAGAAATCCGCCCTCCACCACCCTTCCAAGGAAGTGTGGATTTACGGGTCGGCGGCCCTGCGCTGCCACGGCACCGCCTCGCCGAAGAAGATCGTGGTGGAGGCCTCCGCCGACGCGACGGAGGCGCAGGTCGAGATCGAGTGGTGGTTCCGCAAGCCCCGGGGCACCGGCGCGACCATCAAGGCGTTCAAGGCGGAGATCATCCCCAAGAAGAGCATGAAGATCACCGGCGAGGCCTCCATAGACGGCACCCAGCTCAAGGCCGACCTGCTGTATCTCTGGCGCGGTGGAAAATTCAGCAGCGAGCATGTGCGGCTGGACTTCCCCTTCCTTGAGGTCGCCACGGCGGGCAAGTGCATCCGCATTCCCTACCGCGCCTTCGGCACCCATGCCAAGGACGGCTACTATGAGGTCGTCCGCGCGGGCACCCGCCCCGACGGCAACATCTCCACCCTCGGCGGCGTCTTCGACGACGTGTCCTTCCTGCCCAACGGATGCCCGTATCCGCTCCACTGCCGGAACGCGAAGGTGGAGGTGACGCTGGACAACGTCCACGAAACCATCCGCACCGGCGTCATCAGCGTGCATGCGGAGAGCGCCGAAGTCCCCGCCCTCAAGGAGAACTGGCTTCTGCCCCTGGAGCCGGAAGACCCCGAATATTATGCGAAGTTCCCCGGACTCTCCCGCTCCATGAAATACGAGCTGGCTGCGGACGCCCTGGAGATGCCCCCCTGGACGGCCACCCAGTTTAAGGGAACCGTCTTCAACGAGGGGGACAAGACCGGCCTCAGCCATTTCGAGGCGGTGGTGGACGGCGGCCGGCTGGAGGGGGTGTACGACCGCCACAAAAAGACCAATATCTACTCGCTCAAGGCAAAATGGGACGGCATTCCCGCCCGCTATGTCATCCGCCACCTGGAAATGCCCGAGATTCTCGATGGCCCCATGACCGGGTGGGTGGACTATTCCATGGATGCCGACGACCCGGCCACCCTCGACGGCAAGGGCGCGTTCCACGTGCGGAACGGAAACTTCGTGCCCGAAACCCTTGCCGCCACTTTCGGCGAGCAGTTTGCCGGGTTTGCCCAGCTCCAGCCGGACGCCTACGCCTTCACCACCACCAAGTCCGACCTCGTCCTCAAGGGCGACCACATCCGGACGGACAACATGCTCGTCGAACTGCCGGGCATCGAACTCAAAGGCGCCGGCACCTGGATTCTCGGCGGCGACATTGACTATCTCATCGAGGTGAGCATCACCCCCGACACGGCCGCGCAAATCCCCATTCTGGCGCAGAGTTTTAACCTCCAGGGATACCGCATCGCCCAGCGCAATGTGGATCTCGGCTTCCAGATCAAGGGGCCGGCCTTCAAGCCGACCAGCCAGCTCGCGGGCATGCCGGACATGGGCGTCACCCTGGTCAGCGGGGCCGCCGAAATGACCAACGAGGCCGTCAGGGTCATAGACCTGCCCCGGCAGCTCTTCATGGCGCTGATCAAGACCGGCGGCGGCATTCTGGGCGCCTCCCGCACCGGCGAAACCCGCCCTTCGGGCGGCGGGGGCGCCTCGCGGACACCGGCCCCCTAACGGAAGGCCGGCACGACATATGGACCCCGGCTCCCGCCTTGCCCCCATATATGGCGGGGGAGTATACTTTTAGTGGTGTGGCGGCGGACCGGCATACCCCGACCAGTGAGGATGTGCGCGCGTGGAAATTCGGATTGGAAAGAGTGCGCGGGTGTGTGACGTGTGCGGGCGCGGCTTCTCCCACGAGGAGAAGGTGCGCTCCGTCGCCCGCTTTCAGGAAGGCACCCTGGTCCGGCAGGACTTCTGCATGCAGTGCTTCCTGCCGGAGCACACCGAGCAGGCCTTTTCCGCCTGGGTCACGAAGTATCTGGACCCGAAGGTGATGGATCAGCAGCCCCCCGAACTCTACTCGCCCCTCCAGCAGCTGTTCTTTGACTTGTGCTCCTCGGAGGACCGGACCGATCTTGCCAAGGCCTATCTCGCCGCGCAACTGCTGCGGCGCATGAAGGTCTTCCGCCTGATCAAGGAGTCTGACGAGGCGGACGGTGATGTGCGGGTGACCCTTTTCGCCGACCGGGGCGGCAGCCGCCTGATAGAGGTCCGGGATCCGAGCTTCACCTTCGCGGAACTTGACGAGGCGCGGACCGCGCTTTTCGCCGCCCTGCGCCGCGAGGATTCAGCCGAGCCCTCTCCGGCGGAAGGGGAGGGGGAGGCGCCGCCCCCCGGCGGGGAGGCGGGGGAAGAGGCCCCCGCGCCCGCCGCAGGGGAGGATGACACCGAAACCACTGAGAACGGGGAAGGATGATGGACATCAGAAAAGAAATCAACCCCGGCGACGGCACCCCGCAACTGGTGCTCACCTGTGCCAAGAGCGCGGCCGTGGCGTTTGTGTGCCTCATGATCGCGGCGGTCATGCTGAGTTTTGCCGCCGGGGTCGTGCTCGGCCGCGCCTCTTCCGGAGACGCCGGCGCGCCCCCGGTGGCGGTGGACGGCGCGGCCCCCGCACCGGAGACGCCCGTCCCTGCGGAACCAGTCGCCGTGGCGGCCATGGAAACCTACACCCTGCCGGCCAATGCGCAGCCCGTCACCGCCGCCGCCGCGCCTGCGGCGTCCCCGGTGTCGCCTGCTGCGGCGCCCGCCGTCGCGTCCCCCGCCGCCCCCGCCACGCCGCCGGCCCCCGTGGAAACTCCCGCCGCCCCTGCGGCGGCCCCCCCTGTTTCCGAGCCCCCCGCAACCGCTCCGGTCGCCGCCGCTCCCGCAGCAGCCGCCGCCGCGCCCCCGGCGCAGGAAGCCGCCCCGGCCCCGTCCTCCGAGCCCAAGGCCACCCCCTACACCACGGCATCCAAGAAACGCGTCACCTCGCTGGCCCCGCTGCCCAGCCAGCGCGGCGCGTCCGCGCCGTCCGCCGCGCCCAAGCCGCCCACCCCTGAGGCCGCTCCCGGGACCGTCCCTGCGGCGGTGCCCGAGCTCACGCCGGTGGACCCGCAGGACGAGAATATGGCCATGATGGTTCCTGCGGCCGCACCGCCCGCGCAGACACCGGAAGCTGCGGCCGCGCCGCCCGCTCCCGCGCCTGCGGCGGCCGCTTCGGCACCCGCCCCGGCGGTTGCGGCACCCGCCCCAGCCCCCGCATCGCTTCCCGCCGCGGCGGCCCCGGCGGCGGCCCCCAAGGCGGCGGCGGGGAAGTTCTGCGTGCAGTTGGGCGCCTTCTCCGGTCCCAACCGCGGCCAGCAGGCGGAAACCCTGAACCGTTCGGTGCAGCAGAAGCACGGAGTGAAGAGCCAGATCGTGAAATCGGGCGATGACAAAGTGTATCGTGTCGTGGTTTCCGGTTTCCCGGACAAGAAGTCCGCACTGGACGCCTGCGCGGGGATTCAGAAGAAGCCGGAGCTTTCCGGGGCCTTTGTCCGTGAGCTGTGACGGGGAACGGGAGTCGGGCATGACCAAGATCGCGATTGTGGGGCCGGGGGCACTGGGGTGTGTCTTCGCCGCGCGGCTTGCCCGGGGCGGCGCAAAGGCGCATCTGGTGGACCACCGGGCCGACCGCGCGGAGCGCCTGGCCCGCGAGGGCATCCAGGTGGAGGAGCCCGGCGGCGGCTTGCTGCACGAGAAGATGCCCGTTTCCACCCAGATCCCCGCCGGCATGGACCTCATCCTGGTCACCGTCAAGGCCCACGCCACCCGGTCGCTCCGGCTGCCGCCCGACGCCCCGGTGCTCACCCTCCAGAACGGCCTCGGCAACGTGGACGCCCTTTGCGGCATGGTCGGCAGCGCGCGCGTGCTCGCGGGAGCCACCTCGGAGGCGGCGACCCTGCTGGAGCCGGGAAAGGCGCGCCACGCCGCCGCGGGCCTCACGGTGTTCGGCTCCTGGACCTCCTGCCCCACCGACACCGCGTTCACGGCCTTTCAAGACGCTGGTTTTGACGTGCGAATCACGGACACGCCCGGACAGGTGGTCTGGGAAAAAGCTGTCATCAACGCGGGCATCAACCCGCTCACCGCCCTGCTGAACGTTCCCAACGGGCGCCTGCTGGAGACCGCCGAGACGCGGGAACTGCTCCGTGACCTCGTGATGGAGGCCACCAAGGTCGCCTCAACGGAGGGATACCGGTTCACCCGCAGTCTGGCGGAGGCGGCGGAGGCCCTGTGCCGGGCCACCTCGGAGAACCTGTCCTCCATGCTTCAGGACATCCGCAGCGGCCGCAGGACGGAGATCGAGGCGCTCAGCGGGGAGATTCTCCGGCGGGCGCAGGCGGCCGCCCTCCCGGCGCCCCGCACGCGGGTCGTATACCAGCTCGTAAAGGGGCTCGAGCACCGATGAGGCACCCCGAGCTCAGCTACACCAGCCCCGTCCGGTTCACGGCGGCGCAGCGTGTCCAGTTGGCGCTCTTTCCCCCCCTCGCCAAGGGCGCGCTTCAGCTCCTCTGCCGCACCTGCGTCGTGAGGGTGGTTGGGCGGGAAATCCTGGAGGAGGCGCAGAAGCGGGACGGCCACGCGGTGCTGGCCATCTGGCACGAGACGCTGTTTATGGCCTGCTGGGGCTTCCGCAACACCGGCGGCCACACCCTGACCAGTTACAGCTTCGACGGGGAACTGGCGGCGCGTCTGGTGCACCGCGTGGGGATGGAGGCCGTCCGGGGCTCCTCCTCGCGCGGCGGCGGCGAGGGGCTCCGGCAACTGGTGATGGCGACCAAACTCGCGCCCTCTGTGGGGTTTACCCTCGACGGTCCCCGGGGACCCCGCCGGGTCGCGAAGCACGGCATCGCGCTGCTCTCCGCGCGCAGCGGTCTGCCGGTGATCCCCCATGCGTATGTGGCCGCCCGGGCCTGGCGGCTCAACTCTTGGGACCGCTTCGCGATTCCCAAGCCCTTCACCACGCTCACCATGGCCTACGGTCCGCCCGTGCCCCCGCCCACCTCCGAGCACCCGGACGATGTGGAGCAGACCCGCGCCGCCGTGGAGGAGGCCCTCAACCGCCTGCACGCGGAGCACGGCGACGCCGCCTGACCCGGCGCGCGGCCGCAGTGTCATGACGTTGGAACAAAGCAAAACCGCCGCAAGGGCTGATTCTCTCAAACCCTTGCGGCGGTTGAACTTGCAATGGTCGGGGCGACTGGATTTGAACCAGCGACCCCTTGACCCCCAGTCAATTTTTTCGGGTTTACGGCAGTTTACTAACGAAAACAAAACCCGACAAGTGGTGAAGTAAAAGCATTGAAAACAAAGGGTTTTCTGGCGTGCCCAGGCGGGGGACTTGATAATTGGCGTTATCCGTGATAAGATACATTTGCGCCAAATGTGCGCCAACGGTTCAGGAGGCCCAAGAATGCGCCAGAGGTTGACCGCCGGACTAGTCAAGAGTCTGACCCCGCAGAAAAATGCCTATGAGGTGGCGGATACGGAGGTATCCGGGCTGACCGTCATGGTCTGCCCCGGGGGCACCAAAACCTATTTCTACCGATACCGCCACCCGGAAACCCGGGTTATGCGCCGGGTGAAGGTTGGGCGCGCGGATCAGTTGACCGTTCCCCAAGTCCGGCAAATGGCGCAAGGGTACAGCCGCGCCGTTGCCGCCGGAACGGACCCGCAACAGGAAAAGACCATAGCCCGGGCGGGCACGTTGCGCGAGTATCTGGACGGCCAATATTTTGAGGCAATCGCGCACCTAAAGACCCGCGAGGCAATCCGGGCCAGCCTGAAACGCGACTTCAAGGCATTCCTAAATGAACCACTGGCCGCTATCACGACATGGCGGCTGGAAAAGTGGCGGCGCGCCCGGCTGGACAAGGGGGCCAGCGTTGCCTCATGCAACCGCCCGCTTTCCTACCTCCGGGCGATGCTCACCCATGCGGCCCGGGCCGGGCTTGTCAAGACCAACGTTGCCCGCGACATTCGCAACCTCCGCGAGGGGGAAACGCGGGTCCGGTTTCTGACCGCCGATGAACGCGCGCGGCTGTATGCCGCCCTCGAGGCGCGCGAGGCCGAGGCCCGCGCCGCCCGGGTACGGTATAACACATGGCTTGCCGTGCGGGGCATTGACCCCCTGCCCCTCTTGGAGGGCCGCTACTGTGACCACCTTTACCCGCTGGTAGTGCTGGCCCTCCATACCGGACTGCGGCGGGGGGAGTTGTTCCGCCTCGCATGGGGCGATGTGGACATGGGCCGCCACATGGTGACCGTCCGGGCGGAGAATGCCAAGAGCGGCAAGCCCCGGCATGTGCCCCTCAATGGCCCCGCGATGGATTGCCTTGACACATGGCGCGCGCAACAGCCCGACCCGTCGCCGGGCGCGCTGGTTTTCCCGGGCAAGAGCGGCGGCGTTCTGGACAATATCCAAACCTCATGGGATGGACTCCGCAAGGCCGCCGGAATGCCGGGGCTTCATTTTCACGACTTGCGGCATGACTTCGCCTCGCAGTTGACAATGGCCGGGGTGTCTCTGGCCGTTGTCCGGGAACTCTTGGGGCACGCCGACTTTGAAACGACTTTGAAGTATGCACACCTCGCGCCCGAGACGGCCCGCGCCGCCGTCGCCGAACTGGCCGGGCTTCCCCTCGGGGAGGCTGCGCCGCAAGAGGCGACGGGCTGACTTGTCGCGCGGCGGCAAATGTGGTATAATAGGGGCACAGTTGAATGTTGACGCGAAGTCGCGCAACTGATGTCGCAACAGGTAAGACTGGGGGGCATTCGGGGCGCGGCGCATAACTCCCCCCGGTTGGGGAGGGATGTTTACAACATCGGACGGCTAACGGGGCGCACAGCAACTTTACGCCGGACTACAGGAACGCGGAAACCGAACGTTTCCCTTTTTGTCGTCCGGCGTTTTTTTTGCGCCGGGCATGGAGAAAACCCATGCAATCCGCCTCCGCCCCCGACCGCCTTTTGACCGAACGGGAGGCCGCCCAATTCTTGGGCGTGGCCCCCGGCACCCTCCGAGTTGCCCGCAGCACTGGCCCCATGCCGGGCAGAATCTGGCTCCCCTTCATCAAACTGGGGCGCACCGTTCGCTATGACGCCGACACCCTCCGCGAATGGCTGGCCGCGCGCGTCGTGACCGCCGGGGAGGTGCGCCGATGAACGCGACAAAAGAAAGACCCCCGGCGGGCAAGGCCGGGGGCGACTTGACGGCGCGAGGCCGTGGCGACACCCCCAATTATAGCACAACCCCCCGCGCATGCTCCCCCGAGGCAGAGCGGGCAGTCTTGGGCGCGTGCCTGATAAACGGGGCCGTCGTGCCCGACGTGCTGGCCATTCTTGGCAACGGCTGCCCCTTCATTGTGCCGGAACACGCCGCGACCTATGAGGCAATCCGGCGGCTTTATGCCGACGGCGCGCCCGTTGACTTAGTGACCGTTTCGGAGGCCGTGCTGCAAGGCGGGCACCCGAACGCGCCCGGCCCGTTGTACCTCTCGGAACTCTCGGGCGCGTCGCCGACCTCATGCAATGCCGCCTATTATGCGGGCATTGTCGCCGGGCACGCCCGCACCCGGCACATGGCCGAACGGTGCCGGGCAACCGCCGCCGAACTCGAGGCCGCAGACCCCGGGGAGGTGCCCGCAATCATTGCCCGGCTGCAAGAGGATGCCGCCCCCGGGACGTGCCGCTTGCCGCTGGCCACCTTGCCGGGCGACTGGCGCGCCGCCGAACTGCCCGCGCGGCAATTCGCGTTTTCCGGGGCGTTTCCCCTCGGGTGCGTTTCAAGCGTGATCGCGCAAGGCGGCGGCGGCAAGTCCACCCTGATACTCGAGGCGGCGGCCAGCCTGTGCATTGGGCGGCCCTTGATAGAGGGATGGACCCCAACCGCCCCGGGCCGGGTGCTGTATCTTGCTTTTGAAGACGACTTGCCCGAGATACAGCGTCGCCTAAAGCGTATCGCTTGGGCGTTCGGTCTGACCCCGGATGAATGCGGCGCGGTTGCCGAACGTTTGCGCGTGGCCGCCATGCCCGGCGGGCAGTTTTTCAGCATCGCCCAGGGCGGGGCCATTGAGGCCGGGCCGGACCTTCTGCGGCTGGCCGCAACCGTCCGGGAAAGCGGCCCGTTTGCCGCCGTAATCCTTGACCCCAAGTCTGCCCTTCTGGGGGGCGCGTTGGATGAAAACGCAAACCCCGTCGGCCAGCGGGTAGTCAACCTCCTGACCGGGATTACCGGGCCGGATGCCGCGCTTGTTTTGGTTGATCACGTCGCCAAAGCCGACCGCGAGGGCGCGACCTCGGGCCGGGGTGCCGGGGCATGGGGCGACGCCGCCCGGCAAGTGTGGGCCTTGCGCCCCCTCAATGACCGCGAGGCCCGCGAGGTGCCCGACTGCGACCGCGCCCAGTTTGCCGCGCTGGAATGCCGCAAGACAAATTACACCGGGCCGCGCCCGACCCTGTACATGCGGCGGCACACCGCCCC from Candidatus Hydrogenedentota bacterium includes these protein-coding regions:
- a CDS encoding AAA family ATPase, producing the protein MGACLINGAVVPDVLAILGNGCPFIVPEHAATYEAIRRLYADGAPVDLVTVSEAVLQGGHPNAPGPLYLSELSGASPTSCNAAYYAGIVAGHARTRHMAERCRATAAELEAADPGEVPAIIARLQEDAAPGTCRLPLATLPGDWRAAELPARQFAFSGAFPLGCVSSVIAQGGGGKSTLILEAAASLCIGRPLIEGWTPTAPGRVLYLAFEDDLPEIQRRLKRIAWAFGLTPDECGAVAERLRVAAMPGGQFFSIAQGGAIEAGPDLLRLAATVRESGPFAAVILDPKSALLGGALDENANPVGQRVVNLLTGITGPDAALVLVDHVAKADREGATSGRGAGAWGDAARQVWALRPLNDREAREVPDCDRAQFAALECRKTNYTGPRPTLYMRRHTAPEAAGVLEAVDFEGMRADAAGREADRVEAAILEVLARADVSRAELTGHSGGQEARKRGTGARELIADRCPGVKITTRKLEEVLPRMIADGLITETVSDSGRVCLRAVRADCGQDSARNGRGCGQEGNPPLRGVPCPHNPTGPGATGQNTNRPEGADWRNP
- a CDS encoding site-specific integrase, with amino-acid sequence MRQRLTAGLVKSLTPQKNAYEVADTEVSGLTVMVCPGGTKTYFYRYRHPETRVMRRVKVGRADQLTVPQVRQMAQGYSRAVAAGTDPQQEKTIARAGTLREYLDGQYFEAIAHLKTREAIRASLKRDFKAFLNEPLAAITTWRLEKWRRARLDKGASVASCNRPLSYLRAMLTHAARAGLVKTNVARDIRNLREGETRVRFLTADERARLYAALEAREAEARAARVRYNTWLAVRGIDPLPLLEGRYCDHLYPLVVLALHTGLRRGELFRLAWGDVDMGRHMVTVRAENAKSGKPRHVPLNGPAMDCLDTWRAQQPDPSPGALVFPGKSGGVLDNIQTSWDGLRKAAGMPGLHFHDLRHDFASQLTMAGVSLAVVRELLGHADFETTLKYAHLAPETARAAVAELAGLPLGEAAPQEATG
- a CDS encoding helix-turn-helix domain-containing protein translates to MQSASAPDRLLTEREAAQFLGVAPGTLRVARSTGPMPGRIWLPFIKLGRTVRYDADTLREWLAARVVTAGEVRR